The bacterium genome includes a region encoding these proteins:
- a CDS encoding DinB family protein yields MEITDSKRFLEFYERVHERTLRVIRCIPPDKIEWTYQEGKFTLGDLVRHLGAINRYMFAENIQLKPSRYPGHGKGLAEGYVDVLAFFEQMHLECVEIIKALTPEDLQKKCVTPGGVSITVWKWLRSMVEHEIHHRGQIYIYLGMLNVPTTPLYGHTSEEVYERSLHG; encoded by the coding sequence ATGGAAATCACGGACAGCAAACGTTTTCTTGAATTTTACGAGCGCGTACACGAACGCACGTTACGGGTGATTCGCTGTATCCCGCCGGATAAAATTGAATGGACGTACCAGGAAGGCAAGTTTACACTCGGCGATCTTGTCCGGCATCTCGGCGCGATCAATCGTTACATGTTTGCCGAAAACATTCAGTTGAAGCCGAGTCGTTACCCGGGACATGGTAAAGGATTGGCTGAAGGTTATGTGGACGTGCTTGCATTCTTTGAACAAATGCATCTGGAGTGTGTGGAGATCATTAAGGCGCTGACGCCGGAAGATTTACAAAAAAAATGCGTCACTCCCGGCGGCGTATCCATTACCGTATGGAAATGGCTGCGGTCGATGGTGGAACATGAAATTCATCATCGCGGACAAATTTATATTTACCTGGGCATGCTTAATGTGCCGACAACACCGCTGTACGGACATACTTCTGAAGAAGTGTACGAAAGAAGTCTTCATGGCTGA
- a CDS encoding M48 family metalloprotease, whose protein sequence is MKKLIQQSVKADSVLHDSMLSVASAMKFHINPDLRIITNEIPVFTAGLLKPVIFITPLVLRNLNEWELRQVLAHELVHVKRRDNLRKFLQKVMATTFLTWISYAISLAIFYRALDERFDFAGLMLSVLLAQIMILFFNRYVEPAFVLFYEQTCDEIVSKVFNRPLELASALVKVWNLSLGNEMAVPVIASSATASLEKRLDRLIHQGKGNRFVRYRRMIIGLVVIAIGIWIIKFHSENQLEWSTGHGKRTHLCYSGCSQ, encoded by the coding sequence ATGAAAAAATTAATTCAACAATCGGTCAAGGCCGATAGTGTATTGCACGATAGCATGTTGTCAGTTGCATCGGCTATGAAATTTCACATTAATCCGGATCTTCGAATCATTACCAATGAGATACCGGTATTTACCGCCGGGCTTTTGAAGCCGGTAATATTTATAACACCATTGGTATTAAGAAATTTGAATGAATGGGAATTAAGGCAGGTATTGGCCCATGAACTTGTGCATGTTAAGCGCCGGGATAATTTAAGGAAATTTTTGCAAAAAGTAATGGCCACAACTTTTTTGACATGGATATCTTACGCTATCAGTCTGGCGATATTTTACCGGGCGCTTGATGAACGTTTTGATTTTGCCGGCCTCATGCTCTCTGTATTGTTGGCACAAATAATGATTTTATTTTTTAATCGTTATGTGGAACCGGCGTTTGTTCTGTTTTATGAACAAACATGCGACGAAATCGTTTCGAAAGTTTTTAATCGGCCGTTGGAACTGGCGTCGGCCCTTGTTAAAGTGTGGAATTTATCACTCGGAAATGAAATGGCGGTTCCGGTGATTGCAAGCTCAGCTACGGCGTCGCTTGAAAAACGCTTAGATCGCCTCATACATCAAGGAAAAGGTAATCGTTTTGTTCGTTATCGACGCATGATTATCGGATTAGTCGTTATTGCGATTGGAATTTGGATCATCAAATTTCATTCGGAGAATCAATTGGAATGGTCGACAGGGCACGGTAAGCGAACACATTTGTGTTATTCAGGCTGTTCACAATAA
- a CDS encoding transglutaminase-like domain-containing protein, protein MADASNIRHLVRLLDDESESIKETVWKELSIFGPSLMDEIVTQNVQLDQHQEETVRAIMAYENRQWLKLRWRTWFDLDDDKIKLERGLLLIAMFQLGRSNEKKLKVLLDELAEEYASNHFEYDVLTLTHFLFKLKEFRGEKDDYYNPLNSNLIRVIETRRGIPISLACLYILIGHRLKLKVEGCNFPGHFLARILVGDQRVVVDCFNGGKLFYEKDLINPDNPIFFTDNDFKRFECTAEIILIRVLRNLIYAYQQAGDEENMKLMIELVDMMDINLGE, encoded by the coding sequence ATGGCTGACGCATCAAACATACGTCATCTGGTTCGTTTGCTGGACGATGAATCCGAGTCTATTAAAGAAACGGTCTGGAAAGAACTGTCCATTTTTGGCCCGTCGTTAATGGATGAAATCGTTACCCAAAACGTTCAGCTCGACCAACATCAGGAAGAGACTGTCAGAGCAATCATGGCTTATGAAAACCGCCAGTGGTTAAAATTACGCTGGCGGACGTGGTTTGATCTGGATGACGATAAAATAAAATTGGAGCGAGGTTTACTGCTGATCGCCATGTTTCAGTTGGGACGTTCCAATGAAAAAAAACTGAAAGTCTTGCTCGATGAATTGGCTGAAGAATATGCATCGAATCACTTTGAATACGACGTATTAACGCTGACCCATTTTCTTTTTAAATTAAAAGAATTTCGTGGCGAGAAAGACGATTATTACAATCCTCTGAATAGTAATCTTATCCGCGTTATTGAGACGCGACGCGGAATTCCGATCAGTCTTGCCTGTTTATATATTTTGATTGGTCACAGATTGAAATTGAAAGTGGAAGGATGCAATTTTCCCGGTCATTTTCTTGCGCGAATTCTGGTGGGCGATCAGCGCGTCGTTGTCGACTGCTTCAACGGCGGTAAACTCTTTTATGAAAAAGATTTGATCAATCCCGACAACCCGATTTTTTTCACGGACAACGATTTCAAAAGATTTGAATGTACCGCTGAAATTATTTTGATCAGAGTTTTACGTAATCTGATCTATGCTTATCAGCAAGCTGGCGACGAGGAAAATATGAAGCTGATGATTGAATTGGTCGATATGATGGATATAAATTTGGGAGAATAA
- a CDS encoding M1 family metallopeptidase, protein MRVLAIVWIVMTMWCSLYAQQTEYPTEKFYTDPDVKTRDHVLDIERLKLDVSFDPPKGIVKGKITHYFKPIRKQVDSIAFDGIKLTIIKATLGGKDVKFKNTGSQIIIYPQPALTWNSKDSISFVYEAHPRSGIYFVGWNDQRNISQKQIWTQGEDIDHRNWMPLYDDPSDKMITEMIVTFDKDYQVLSNGKKISEKINKDGTKTWHYAMSKPHASYLMMLSIGRYDIKTVYSKRGVPIHLYYYPGEVEKMEWTYKYSAATMDFLEEAIGIPYPWESMANIPVQDFVTGAMENTTAVLYGEFWYVDKRAYLDDFYVDTDVHEQAHQWFGDLITMHNWKHLWLQESFATYYAKLGVRKFFGEDYYQWERRSEQTKSLNAGKSDRLPIMHTQGGVPRVYDKGSAVLDMMAYAFGNEELSRVVYHFLSHHRYDNVDTHDFYNSFLDTLGVTPDWFFDQWIYRGGEPHYEVSYRDVVWQGNRQTEITVNQIHPTDDLVKLFKMPIVFEVYYEDGSSDHVKEWIDKASTKVTIPNAKGKTVSFVLFDPGSIILKDVTFDKSLNELKAQARRAPNMIDRYDALVALRNFDFDEKRDLLVELFGKETFQATKSEIVLQLINDPDPKSMKLIGRALADPDAEVRRTVIQNVQMIPNEMLTEYEALLKDPSYDNIWYSLIKLTSLYPANTSRYLDLTKDVKGMAYAVRLKWLEISLASGNADAMKELIDYTSNAYDFRTRMSTFYIMKKLNYLDDTVIGNLLDAAVNANSQLSNVATSTIGFFTQQETMRLKIRNYYYAHDWEDWQREIIETVIF, encoded by the coding sequence ATGAGAGTATTAGCGATTGTATGGATAGTAATGACCATGTGGTGTTCTCTTTATGCACAACAAACGGAATATCCAACTGAAAAGTTTTATACCGATCCCGATGTCAAAACTCGCGACCATGTTCTGGATATTGAACGATTAAAACTTGACGTATCGTTCGATCCTCCCAAAGGCATAGTTAAAGGTAAAATTACTCATTATTTCAAACCGATTCGTAAACAAGTGGACAGTATTGCGTTTGATGGAATCAAACTTACAATCATCAAAGCGACATTAGGCGGTAAAGACGTTAAATTTAAAAACACCGGTTCACAGATTATAATTTATCCACAACCGGCGTTGACATGGAACAGCAAGGACAGCATCAGTTTCGTGTATGAAGCGCACCCGCGCTCTGGAATTTATTTTGTTGGCTGGAATGATCAGCGTAATATCAGTCAAAAACAGATCTGGACGCAAGGCGAGGACATTGATCACCGTAATTGGATGCCTTTATATGACGATCCCAGCGATAAAATGATCACGGAAATGATCGTCACATTTGACAAAGATTATCAGGTTTTATCCAACGGGAAAAAAATTTCAGAGAAAATTAATAAAGACGGAACCAAGACGTGGCATTATGCTATGTCCAAACCGCATGCCAGTTACCTCATGATGCTCAGCATTGGCCGGTATGATATTAAAACCGTTTATTCCAAACGCGGTGTTCCCATTCATCTTTATTATTATCCCGGCGAAGTTGAAAAAATGGAATGGACGTACAAATATTCTGCCGCAACGATGGATTTTTTGGAAGAAGCGATTGGCATTCCTTATCCTTGGGAATCGATGGCCAATATTCCCGTCCAGGATTTTGTAACGGGTGCAATGGAAAATACGACGGCCGTTTTATACGGCGAATTCTGGTACGTCGACAAACGGGCGTATCTTGATGATTTCTACGTTGACACGGACGTTCATGAACAAGCGCATCAATGGTTCGGCGACCTGATCACTATGCACAATTGGAAGCATCTCTGGTTGCAAGAAAGTTTTGCCACGTACTATGCCAAACTTGGGGTACGTAAATTTTTCGGAGAAGATTATTATCAGTGGGAAAGACGCAGCGAGCAAACAAAATCATTGAACGCAGGAAAATCGGATCGTCTGCCGATCATGCACACTCAAGGCGGCGTTCCACGCGTGTATGACAAAGGTTCAGCCGTTCTCGATATGATGGCATATGCGTTTGGAAACGAGGAACTCAGCCGCGTTGTATATCATTTTCTGAGCCATCATCGTTATGATAATGTCGACACGCACGATTTTTATAATTCGTTCCTTGATACGCTCGGCGTCACGCCTGATTGGTTTTTTGATCAATGGATTTATCGCGGCGGCGAACCGCATTATGAAGTAAGCTACCGTGACGTTGTATGGCAGGGAAATCGCCAGACTGAAATTACGGTCAATCAAATTCATCCCACCGACGATTTGGTGAAACTTTTTAAGATGCCGATTGTATTCGAAGTTTATTACGAAGATGGCTCGTCCGATCACGTCAAAGAATGGATCGACAAAGCGTCGACGAAAGTGACCATTCCAAATGCAAAAGGCAAAACCGTCAGTTTTGTTTTATTTGATCCAGGAAGCATTATTCTGAAAGATGTTACTTTCGATAAATCGTTAAACGAATTGAAAGCACAGGCGCGCCGTGCTCCTAATATGATTGATCGTTACGATGCATTGGTGGCGCTGCGTAATTTTGATTTTGATGAAAAAAGAGATTTACTGGTCGAATTGTTTGGTAAAGAAACTTTTCAGGCAACAAAGAGCGAGATTGTATTACAATTGATCAATGATCCTGACCCGAAGAGTATGAAACTGATTGGCCGTGCTCTGGCTGATCCGGACGCGGAAGTTCGCCGTACTGTTATTCAAAACGTTCAAATGATTCCCAACGAAATGCTGACTGAATACGAAGCGCTGCTCAAAGATCCGTCATATGACAATATATGGTACAGCCTGATTAAGCTGACGTCACTGTATCCGGCCAATACGTCCCGCTATCTCGATTTGACGAAAGACGTCAAAGGCATGGCCTACGCTGTACGTCTCAAATGGCTTGAAATCAGTTTAGCCTCCGGCAATGCCGATGCGATGAAAGAACTGATCGATTACACGAGCAATGCGTATGATTTCCGTACGCGTATGAGTACTTTTTATATTATGAAAAAATTGAATTATCTTGACGACACCGTCATTGGTAATTTACTGGATGCTGCCGTAAACGCCAATTCGCAATTGAGCAATGTTGCCACCAGTACGATCGGTTTTTTTACGCAACAGGAAACGATGCGTCTGAAAATCCGCAACTATTATTATGCTCATGATTGGGAAGATTGGCAACGTGAAATTATCGAAACGGTAATATTTTAA
- a CDS encoding peptidylprolyl isomerase, translated as MKTTLLLLLFGIGALFSQNPTVVIHTELGDIRVEVFVKQAPISAENFLMYVDEELYVNSVFYRVVTMKNQPNNPVKIEVIQGGLFSDDKTRYFPIEHETTEKTGIHHLDGVISYARAEPGTAGSEFFICVGDQPELDYGGKRNPDGQGFAAFGRVIEGMEVVKKIHQQPEEGQYLKPQIKILNIVREK; from the coding sequence ATGAAAACAACATTGCTTCTTTTACTGTTTGGGATTGGAGCATTGTTCTCACAAAACCCCACAGTTGTTATACACACAGAACTGGGTGATATTCGCGTAGAAGTTTTTGTGAAACAAGCGCCGATTTCTGCAGAAAATTTTCTCATGTACGTCGACGAAGAGTTGTATGTCAATTCCGTTTTTTATCGTGTTGTAACGATGAAAAACCAACCGAACAATCCTGTTAAAATCGAAGTCATTCAAGGCGGATTGTTTTCAGATGACAAAACCCGTTACTTTCCTATCGAACATGAAACAACAGAAAAAACGGGTATTCATCATCTTGACGGCGTTATTTCCTATGCACGAGCAGAGCCTGGTACGGCCGGATCAGAATTTTTTATTTGTGTTGGCGATCAGCCGGAACTCGATTACGGAGGCAAACGCAATCCTGACGGACAAGGTTTTGCGGCTTTTGGCCGCGTCATCGAAGGCATGGAAGTAGTGAAGAAAATCCATCAACAGCCTGAAGAAGGCCAATATTTAAAACCTCAGATTAAAATTTTAAACATTGTGCGTGAAAAATGA
- a CDS encoding AEC family transporter, which yields MMENLLFIANTVLPVFLIVFLGIFLRKIGLVNDNFVNLSSRIVFNVSLPVLVFLELSRLDIHATFELNQVIFVYVGTLISFIMSWLLSRPFIQDGRDRSVFIQGSFRGNYAVIGLALVANLFGEEHLGKASIVLAFILPLYNVLAVIALTVPMRHERSLNISDALWEVAKNPLIIAVLISLPFIYFKISIHPILSKTAGYLSALTLPMALIGIGGALNFEEVKRASKIAFSASVLKIIITPLLLTYFAYLFNYSGVDIGIMFILFACPTAIVSFVMAEAMGGNSKLAGNIILISTLGSILTISTGLYILKSGRLI from the coding sequence CTGATGGAAAATTTACTATTCATAGCTAATACCGTCCTTCCGGTTTTTTTAATCGTATTTCTCGGAATTTTCTTACGAAAAATCGGGTTGGTCAATGACAATTTCGTTAATCTTTCTTCACGAATTGTATTTAATGTTTCTCTTCCGGTGTTGGTGTTTTTAGAATTATCGCGGTTGGATATCCATGCAACCTTTGAATTGAATCAAGTAATCTTTGTTTATGTAGGTACATTAATCTCTTTCATAATGAGTTGGCTGTTGTCAAGACCGTTCATTCAGGATGGGCGAGACAGGAGCGTCTTTATCCAGGGAAGTTTTCGGGGAAATTATGCTGTTATCGGACTGGCATTGGTTGCTAATTTATTTGGAGAAGAACACCTCGGCAAAGCATCGATTGTATTGGCATTTATTCTTCCGTTGTACAACGTTTTGGCTGTGATTGCGTTGACAGTGCCGATGCGGCATGAACGCAGCTTGAATATTTCAGATGCGCTTTGGGAGGTTGCTAAAAATCCTTTGATCATTGCAGTATTGATATCGCTCCCTTTTATATATTTTAAAATCAGTATTCATCCGATTCTTTCCAAAACCGCCGGGTATCTTTCGGCTCTCACGCTTCCGATGGCTTTAATCGGCATTGGCGGGGCGCTCAATTTTGAAGAAGTTAAACGCGCTTCTAAAATAGCTTTTTCCGCATCAGTACTCAAAATTATAATTACACCTCTCCTGTTGACGTATTTTGCTTATCTCTTCAATTATTCCGGAGTAGATATCGGTATTATGTTTATTTTGTTTGCGTGTCCGACGGCTATTGTGAGTTTTGTCATGGCTGAAGCTATGGGCGGCAATTCAAAGCTTGCCGGTAATATTATTCTAATTTCTACATTAGGCTCAATTCTTACGATTTCAACCGGTTTATACATTTTGAAATCCGGTCGCCTTATTTGA